ATGGATGTTTATTGGGGCCATACTGCTTGGCAGCCTCTTGACTGCCGTGTTCTACATGAGGGTCATTAACAACATATACTTCAAAGAACCCCTGCTCAAAGAAGAGATCCAAAGAGATGAAATCCCTCTTGGAATGCTCATACCTATCTTGATCTTAGCTGGGGGGTGCGTGGTCTTCGGCCTATTCCCAAGGATACCCTTGTCTTTGGCGGAGCCAGCAGCTAAATTGTTGTTGGGAATATGAAAACAGAGGATATATATGCAAGCACATCGTGTCATCTCGTACAAATTTGGGAGGAGGAATGAAAGATGATTGTAATTTCTTGTTTACCTGTCATAGCTTTACTTTCACCGCTAATAGCAGGCATCATAGCATATCAAGCAGGAAAGATATCTGAAACTGCCCGAGACCTTATCTCAGTCTCAGCAGCCATCATCTCCTTTATTGTTATCGTGGCAATGGCTCCTACCATATTGGAGGGCAATACCATAGAATATATTTTCTCTTATAGTGCTGTCTCAACTTTACCCATGGCATTTAGGGTGGGCCCACTCCCTCTTTTTATAGGTTTGGTAATCTCTTTCGCTTGGATACTGTCTGCGGTCTACTCGCACAGGTACATGGAACATCTACATTCAAGAAACAGGTTCTCTCTCTTCATGTCTCTGACGCTCAGTGCGGTGATAGGCACCCTGTTCGCAAAAAACATGTTGGTGTTGTTCATATTCTTTGAGATAACGCTTTTTACGTCCTATGTGCTCGTCATCCATGAGGAAACACCTGAAGCCATGGCTGCAGGAAAGAAGTATCTGTTTTTGGGTCTTGCTACAGGCCTTGTCATGTTTGTTGGCATACTCCTCGTATACCTACAAGTCGGCACCTTGGATCTTGGCAAAAGAGGAATACTTGACGGAGTCCAGGGCAACATTCTTTATGTCATGCTCTTCACTCTTTTGGTTGGTGCTCTGTTCAAAGCTGGCATGTTCCCCCTTCATGTATGGTTGCCTTCTGCGCATCCCATAGCGCCGTCTCCGGCTAGTGCGGTACTATCTGGTGTGGTGGTCAAAGAGGGTTGCTATGTCATGATAAGAATCCTGTATGATATATTTGGCGTGAATCTGCTGAAGACTATGTTGGTGAGCAATTGGTTGATTTTACTTGGCGGGTTATCCATATTCTTCGGGTCAGCGATGGCAATCAGACAACACGACCTGAAAACGATGCTAGCTTATTCGACTGTCAGCAAGGTGGGTTACATCTTTCTGGGTGCAGCTTTGCTGACGCCAGCAGGCCTGCAGGGGGCGATGGTACACATCTTCCATCACTTGATGGCTAAAAGCGCCTTGTTCCTCTGTGCTGGTGCTTTTATATATAAGGCAGGTATCAGGGACATCGATCATCTGGCTGGGATAGGAAAGAAAATGCCGATTACGATGATGGTATTTACGATAGCTGCCTGCTCGATGATAGGGGTACCTCCACTAGTGGGTTTCGCTAGCAAGTGGTATATCGTCCTTGGTGCCCTTGAAGCAGGAAGACCAGTTGCCATTGGATTCGGGTTAGTCTTGATGCTGAGCAGTTTGATGAACGCAATCTATTTTATACCGATAATCATCAACGCCTTCTTCACCAAGGAGTCTGAGCACGGTGAACACAAAGAAGTAAGGCCTGATGATGTTCCGCTATCCATGGCGGTGCCCATGGTGCTACTGGCGATAGGAATCATTGTATTTGGAGTAATTTCAGCTACAACCTCTGTGGTCATAATAAAACCAACGGTTAATGCGATGATAGGAGTGTGAGGGAGCATCACATGGAATTATATTCAATAAAACCCATTCTTGCTGTAGTAATCCCATTTATATGTGCTCTTTTGATCGCCGTAACGGGCGAAAAGAATAGGAATTTGAGAGAGTTTTGGACTCTTGCTGCGTCTGTTCTTGGATGCATGATAGTCGTATCGATGTTTCCGCATATTTATAATGGGGGAAAATACGTCTTCACCATAACCCAAATCGTGCCGGGTGTAGAACTTGGCTTCAGGGTGGATGCTTTTGGTATGTTCTTCGCGTTTTTATCCTCTTTTCTATGGATCGTAACCTCTGTTTATTCCATAGGTTATATGAGGGCTCTAAAAGAGCATGCACAAACCAGATACTATTTTTGTTTTGCTGCATGCATTGCCTCTGCAGTGGGCATAGCGTTGGCAGGCAATCTCGTCACCTTATTTGTATTCTATGAGATATTGACGATGTCTGCCTTTCCACTGGTCATGCACGAGGAAACGTCAGATGCGTTGGAGGCCGGGAAGAAGTATTTGGCATATACGCTGAGTGGGGGTGCACTTGTCCTTTTTGGGGTGGCCATAACGTTTACTCTAACAGGCACTCTCACCTTCGCCAGCCATGGATTCTTGGCAGGTCACGGCTCTGAGCAAATATTAAAGATGCTATTTGTGATATTTATCATGGGATTTGGCGTCAAGTCGGCTATCATACCTTTACACTCTTGGTTGCCTAGCGCTATGGTTGCGCCTACACCAGTAAGCGCATTACTGCATGCCGTAGCAGTGGTTAACGCTGGCATATTCGGAATTGTGCGAGTAGTGACCAACGTCTATGGCATAGAGCTAGTGGCAGATCTCGGATTTTTACTGCCACTCGCAATAGTGGCCTCGATCACAATCATCTTTGGATCAATTTTTGCATTAGCGCAGGACAATCTCAAACGGATGCTGGCATATTCTACCGTAAGCCAACTATCCTATATCATATTGGGCGCCGCATTGTTGAGTCCTAGCTCCCTCTCAGGGGGAGTTGCTCACATTGCTCATCAAGGGTTCATGAAGATTACACTATTCTTCTGTGCAGGCGCTATACTTGTTCAAACCGGCAAAAAGAATATGAGCGAGATGCACGGCATTGGTCGCAGGATGCCCCTAACGATGATTGGGTTCACCATAGGGGCGCTTGGAATGATAGGTGCACCCCCGATTTGCGGGTTCATATCTAAATGGTATCTTGGTCTGGGGGCTCTGGAAGCAGGGCATCCCATATTCATCGCAGTGCTAATGGCTAGTACACTGCTGAATACGGCATACTTCATACCACCGATATATAATGCCTTCTTCAAAGAGCCGGAGGGCGATCTGATCGAGAGCAAGGAAGCATCTTGGTGGCTGTTGGGTCCGATATTGCTATGTGCGTTAATCTCTTTGATATTTGGCATGGTGTCGATGGTGCCCTATACGCCTTTGCAACTGGCTCGGACTTTCTTGGGGGTATAAAAGGGTCTTTAATCTCACTATAAAACTTAAGAAGGGTTTCACATGCACAAAAAAGAGTCGATTCATCAGAAACGTGATTTGGAATCTAATTGGAGGACATGATATGGGATACTTGGATGATCCAGAGAACATAAAGAAGCTGAAAAAGGTGTTCTTTACCTGTCTTGCAATCCTAGTTCTTATTGATTTTATCGTTCCTAAGCATCCTCATTTTTCATTGGAAAGGATTCCAGCATTTTATGCGATATATGGGTTTGTGGCATGTGTAAGCCTTGTTTTTATGGCAAAACTATTGCGCAAATTCATTAAAAGGAAGGAGGATTATTATGATTACTAGTGTTCCGCCAGCAGCAATATTTATCATCGGTGCATTTCTCATCCCATTTCTAAAAGGAAAGCTAAAAACAGCCTATTTGTTGCTCCTACCTATTATTGCCATCATAAATCTTCTTAATCTGTCGGAAGGCACAAGCTGGATAGTCGGTTTCTTAGATTATAATCTCATATTTTGCAGAGTTGATAAACTAAGTATGGTTTTCGGATACATTTTCGTTATAATGGGCTTTTTGGGCACTCTCTATGGCATTCATGTAAAGGAGGGGGGACATCATTTAGCCGTCTTCTTATACGTCGGGAGCTCTCTTGGCGTTGTCTTTTCTGGTGACCTCTTCTCTTTATTCATATTCTGGGAGATTATGGCTTTTGCTTCTACTTTCCTTATCTGGTATAAAAAGGATAAGAGGGCATTAAAGGCGGGGTTGAGATATCTCTTAGTACATACGTTTGGTGGTACATGTCTATTGGCTGGTATTATGATGTACCTTTATACCACAGGGTCCCTTGAATTCAGTTTTATAGGCATTAATGGAATCGCCTCCAGACTAATCTTTCTTGGTTTTATTATTAATGCAGCAATTCCGCCACTACATGCATGGCTTCCAGATGCCTATCCTGAGTCAACTGTTACAGGTACAGTAATTTTGAGCATCTTTACCACCAAGACCGCAGTGTATGTTTTGGCGAGAGCTTTCCCAGGCACTGAGATTCTGATATTTCTGGGGGCAATAATGACGGTATTCCCCATTTTCTATGCCGTCATTGAGAATGACACGAGGAGGGTACTTGCCTATAGTCTCATCGAGCAAGTTGGATTCATGATAGTAGGTATAGGTATAGGTACGGAGCTATCTCTGAATGGTGCCGTTTCTCACGCCTTCTGCAATATTCTTTTTGAGGGTCTTCTTTTCATGTGTACGGGGGCTGTGCTCTATGTGACGGGAACAAGCAAGTGCACAGAGCTTGGCGGACTATATAGGACTATGCCCATAACCCTTATGTTATGTCTTGTAGGCGCTGCCTCAATCTCTGCGTTCCCCCTCTTTACGGGTTTTGTAAGTAAGTCAATGGTTATCCAGGCAGCCGCTGATGGGCATATGTTCATCATATGGCTGGCTTTATTATTTGCCTCGGCTGGTGTCTTCCACTATGCTGGTATCAAAATCCCCTATTTCATATTTTTTGCCGAGGACTCTGGTAAAAGACCAGATGAGCCACCATTTAATATGCTCCTTTCTATGGGAATTGTTGCCTTTTTATGCATTCTTATTGGCATATTTCCTGGTGTACTTTATCGGATTCTTCCATATCCAGTTGATTTTGTTCCCTACACGTCAGGTCATGTTCTGAGTCAACTCCAGCTACTGTTCTTCGCTGGTTTGGCATTTCTGTTCCTCATAACATATGGTTTCTATCCTAAGGAAGAAAGGTCTACTAATCTCGATACAGACTGGTTCTATAGGAAAGCTGGAAGGGGTTTCATGTGGTTCTGCAATCATCCTGCTGCGAAATTTAACATGTGGATAGATCAGGCTTTCTTAAAAGGAGCAAGGGGTTTTATATGGTTCTGCAGAAATCCAATCCCAACGCTTGGCCTGTGGATGGACACGGCATTCGTAATGTTTTACAATGGCTTTATCTGGTTCTCTGAGAATCCAGTTTCAATACTTGTTAGTGGGTTTTATGGTGGACTTCATCTAGCTTTTGCAATGGTTTCAAAGGGCTTACTCAAGATCTCCAGTGCAATTGAAAAGGCAAGAGATAGGGCCGAGAAACAAAGAGTATTCTATAAGGAACTAATTGAGCATGGACCCCCCGGTGGAGACGCTAGAAGCATCAGCTCTGACCTATTCATAGCATTTATAGTATTTGCAGTATTTCTTGTATATCTGGCTATAAGGTATTTCCTATGATTCGATATGGGTATACAGCATAACAACGGCACCCACTATCTCACCTATCTGTATCTTGCCGTCTGCGAATGCAGTAAATATTGCATCAGTTGCATGTCTTTTGAGTGCTACTGGCTTAGCAAATTTCTCTCCCACACCGACGACTTTACCAAGTGGGTTTTGTATATACGAACAAGGAACAGCCAGCCACTCAGGAGGAATCGTGAAGGGCTTTATTTTGATATAATGTACATCGCCCTTCTTGACCTCTATATTTTCATCTGCGAAAACATATTCAACCTTTCCGACCATGTCCGATAGCTTGAAGTCGAAGCTCCTTTCTGGTTTTTTACTCCTCAATAAGTCCACGATATTTTTCATACATCATACTTCCATGATTTCTTTTATCCTCATCAGATTACAGAAGTTCGACCTTTCCATTTCGTCCAGCTTCATGCTGATGTATCTTGCAGCATCCTCCAGCTGCGGTATGAGCACATGTTCCAGTGCATTTACCCTTCTTCGGGTCTTACCTATCTCGAGCGCCAACAGCTCGACCGATTTCTGTATCTCTGCAAGCCGAATCATATCCACCAATGCCTCGTCAAAGAGCTCCAGTGAATGATCCAGCTCGCTTGTGGTGCTGACCAAGCTGTATGCACTATTCCTTTCTTTTTCAATCTGCGTCTTTATCTTAGGCACGTTCACGCCCATGATGTTCTGATAAGAGATGGCAAGTAGGGACTCTTTTTTTGGGTAAAAGATTGCCCCCTCAATCTCCTCAACGCTCATCATCGCCCTCGTCAGTAGAAAGCTCCTATGTGCCATATTGAGCTTACTATCAACACGTCTTCTTGTCTCCATACTTTCGTTTACAATGCTCAAAAACTGCTTCATGAGTCCGTCTCGTTTGTCTTTCAGCAGTTTGTGGCCTCTCTTCGCTATTTTTATCCTCTTTTTTATGTTGAGGAGTTCCATCCTTGTTGCTTTGACGTTGATCATCCTTCAACCTTCAATTAAACAAATGTTCATTATTAATCAGGTACTATAAGCCTTTCGCATGTATTTTTCGATATGCTCTGGTCTAACTCTCTTCAGCTCAGTCTCAGGAAGGGCGGCCATCAATTCCCAACCAATGTCCAGGGTTTTTCCTATGCTTCTGTCCTCATTTTTCCCTTGGGATATGAACTTTCGTTCAAAAGTCTCTGCGAAATCAAGGAAGTTCTTATCGACATCTGTCAATGCCGCTTCCCCTAAGATTATCGCCAGCTCTCTGACCTCCTTTCCTCTGGCATAGGCTGCATAGAGCTGGTTTAGGACGCCAGCGTGATCCTCTCTTGTCTTGCCCTCTCCGATTCCCTTGTCTTTGAGCCTTGATAAAGACGGCAAAACATCGATTGGGGGGTAGATTCCCTTTCGATGCAGCTCTCTGCTCAAAAATATTTGACCTTCGGTGATATAGCCAGTCAGATCCGGGATCGGGTGCGTTATATCATCCTCAGGCATGCTCAATATCGGAATTTGCGTTATTGAGCCTTTTTTACCTTTAACTCTCCCAGCTCGCTCATATATTGTCGCCAGGTCTGTGTACATGTAGCCCGGGTACCCTCTCCGCCCCGGAATCTCTTTTCGTGATGCTGAGACTTCTCTAAGCGCTTCGCAGTAATTTGTCATATCGGTCATGATGACAAGTATGTGCATATCATGCTCAAATGCCAAATATTCGGCAGCAGTCAGTGCAATTCTGGGAGTTGCAATCCGCTCTATTACTGGGTCATCAGCCAGGTTCATGAACAAAACCGCTTTCTCTATTGCACCAGTGCGGCGAAAATCAGATATGAAATAATTTGCCTCCTCGAAAGTAATGCCCATCGCAGCGAATATGACTGCAAACTCCTCTTCCTCTCGAATTAGCTTTGCTTGCCTGGCAATTTGGGCCCCTATGTCCGCATGGGGCAATCCTGCTCCAGAGAAGAGGGGCAGTTTCTGCCCCCTGATCAAGGGATTCATGCCATCTATTGCAGATATCCCGGTCTGGATGAAATCGAGTGGATAGTTCCTTGAGTAGGGATTGATCGGATTTCCGCCAATGTCGATTCTGTCCTCTGGCACTATTTTTGGTCCACCATCTATTGGATCTCCGAAACCATCAAAGATCCTTCCAGTGATGTCCAATGATAACGGCAATTCGATCCCCTTGCCGAGGAATCTGACCCTGCTGGTGGAAACGTCTATTCCACTGGTGCCCTCGAAAACTTGCAACAATGCCTTGTCGCTGGCTATCTCAAGAACCTTTCCTCGCCTTACCTCGCCGGTGGGAGTTTCTATCTCCACCAGTTCATCATACTTCACACCTTCCACGCCCTCAACGAACATGAGGGGTCCCGTAATTTCGGAAATCGTCAGATAATCTTTGAGCATTCTAATCACCTAACTTTGTGAATTGAGCCTTCATTCCATCCTCTATTTTGCCAAAAGTGATCTTGAATTCATCCTCGGGCACAAATCTTGCTTTTACTATGTCCCCCCGAATGGGTAGGGCTAGGATATCTTTTAGCTGGATGCCGTCATCAAGTGCCTTCATCGCCAACCCATGGAAATTCAGGATGAGTTTTAAGAGCGCATATTGCTTCTTGGCGGAAGAATACGTATCTATTTCATGGTATGCATTTTGATAGAGGAAATCCTCCCTTATCGATTTTGTGGTCTCCAAAAGAAGCCTATCCTTGGAAGAGAGAGACTCCACCCCTACCAGACGGACTATTTCCTCCAACTCCGACTCCTTTTGCAAGAGTTCCATGGCAGCATCCCTCATGCTGCGCCAATCATCCCCAACGTTGCTACGCCACCAATTTTCTACGTCATCTAGGTAGAGCGAGTAGCTAAGAAGCCAGTGAATGGCAGGAAAGTGTCTTCTATATGCTAAGGGGGCGTCCAGTGCCCAGAAAACCTTGGTTATACGGAGCGTTGCTTGTGTTACCGGCTCGGAGAAATCGCCCCCTGGGGGAGATACTGCCCCTATTACCGTTAATGAGCCCTCTCTCTTTTCTGATCCGAGGGTTATCACCCTGCCAGCTCTTTCATAGAACATTGCTGCTCTAGACGATAAATAGGCAGGATAACCTTCTTCGCCGGGCATTTCCTCCAATCTACCGGAGATCTCTCTTAGGGCTTCTGCCCATCTCGAGGTGGAGTCAGCCATCAAAGAGACGTTATATCCCATGTCCCTATAATATTCTGCTAACGTTATTCCAGTGTAGACGCTTGCCTCCCTCGCCGCGAATGGCATATTTGACGTATTGGCAACCAGAATGGTCCTATCCATCAGCGGAAGGCCTGAGCGAGGATCTTTGAGCTCTGGGAACTCCAGCAAAACCTCTGCCATTTCATTCCCCCTTTCACCGCATCCGATGAAAACGATGATGTCGGTGTCGCTCCACTTCGATAATTGGTGCTGAACGACGGTTTTTCCCGAGCCGAACGGGCCAGGCACGCAGGCTGTGCCACCCTTCGCGATGGGAAAGAACGTATCTAAAATCCTCTGACCGGTTATCATGGGTATTTCTGGGTGGAGCTTCTCTTTGGAAGGTCTAGGAATGCGAACCGGCCACCGCTGAAGCATCGTTACCTCCTTGGGGCCATCTTTCGTTTTGATCTTCGCAATGACGTCTTCAACTTTCGCTGGTCCCTCGTAAATATCGATTACCTCTCCCTCTAAACCAACTGGAACCATTACCCTGTGCTCCACTAGCTCAGTCTCCTTTACCACTCCCAGGATATCCCCTTGGGTTACTCTGCTTCCCTCCTTCAACTTAGGCTGAAAGTTCCATTCTTTTTTTCTATCAACTGCATCTGCCGAGATACCCCTTGTCATATAGTCACCTGCAATGCTGCTTATGACGTTCAATGGGCGCTGAATGCCATCGTATATCGCTCCCATTAGTCCTGGTGCCAGCTCGACGCTCAGCGGTTGACCCGTGGGAAAAACAGGCTCCCCGGGGCCTATGCCGGAGGTCTCCTCATATACCTGGATAGTTGACTTATCTTTTCGAAGCTCTATGATCTCCCCCACCAACTCTTTCTCTCCGACCTTCACGACATCGTACATCTTTTCATTGCTCAGCCCTTCTGCGATAACGACTGGGCCTGAGACCTTTATTATCTTCCCCATTTACTCACCTTTTTTAGACAATATATCAGTGCCGACCGCTTTTTCAACCGTTTTCCTAAGCTGTTCAATTCCAAATCCCGTGATTCCCTTCTTGTCTGGAATCTCAATGATGATGGGCATTTCTATGCCTGAGATTTGCTCATCTAGATTTTTAGCAAAATATTCTGAGATGAATATGATGCCAAAATTCTCGTCACATGCTTTACTCAGCATGTTTGAAGCCTCCTCAACATCTTTGGCCCCATAGGTGACCACCCCTAACGCCTTGAAACATAAGATTTCATCCTTATCGCCTATGATGCCTATTTTATACATACCCCTCACGAACCATTTTTTTTATCTGTTCACTTGGAATTTCATTCAATTTTCCAATCAGTATCGTCCTGATCAGTTTTACCTCGTTTTCCTTTGCGATGATGTATCCAGCCAGGGGCTCCAGACCGAATGTTATATATTTAGCTTTTTTCACACGCTCTGTTATGAAGTCGTCAAACAATTTTTCAAACCAAAGCAAAGACCCCTCTTTTTTATAGTGCTCAGCCCCAGCAGCTATGATCTCGCCATATTCTGATTTGCAGAGCTCGCTTACCATGGCATCCAATGTTCCGTCATAAATCTTAAGCAGAACATCTTTGGGTAAACTGCCCCTCTCTAAAAGGGCATATCCCAGGAATTTTTTGCTCTTACCGAGCTTCTTCGACCTGATCAACATTTTTATATTAGCCAGATCGACATGCATCTGTAGCAGTTTTAGCAAAAACTCGCTCTTAGAAGCAAACTCAAACATCAGATTAAACATTTCGACATCTAAACCCGCATCAATTACCTGTGGATCTTTTGAAATGTTAAACTCATTCAGCACCCTTTCGATCGCTCTTGCATAGCCTTCTGGTAATTTCTTTGGGATCTCAGCAAGGTCTTCTTTCATCAGCTCAGGAACCACGTCTGCGATCGCTCCGAGATCGATCATCTCTGCTCTCTGGTCACTCAATTTGGATTTGAGCAATACCTTTAGATTATGGAAATCGTACTTGAGCGTGAACAGGTCTACAAGTTCTGGATCAGGGTAGAATCTCTTGGCAATCGCATATTTCCTCTTTAGCTCCCTGTATAAAGTCTCCTCAAACTCCTCGGCACTTTTGGCCTCTGCAATCATGTCTCCATATTCTGTTTCGCTCAATATGCGTAAAACGGCCTCTGCATCCTCAGCCTCGATCATCTTCTCTATCTTGTCTCCATCGAGGAGCTTCGTTTCTAATGCCCTGACCCTTCCTACTGAGTAGGCATATTTGCTGACCGCTTTGGCTTCCATACATCTTCACCGAATAATATTCTCGCTATTTCTGCCTCCCTCGCATCTCTTTGCGTTTTTATGAGGGCATCAAAGGAGTTGTTGAATTCAATCCTCCCTTTTCTGAGCACAAAACCGCCAGAGATGTCTCTGGTATCTTTGGATAACGTTAATTTCACTTTTTTACCTTTCAGGGCTAATTCTTTTTCAACATCTTTGAGAAACTTATTGCTCACTCTTTTTTTATCATTTGGGGAAAGAATTACCTCAACATCCCCCTCTGGCATGTCCACTGAGAGAAACATCCCCTTTACGATCGCCAGATACTCCCCATCATCCAGTCCACTTAGCCTATTCACTGCCTCAACAAATGCCTCCTCTGTCATATCGTGCCTCGCCGCTAGTAAGCTTTTTCTCGCCTCTAGCCTAGCTAATGCAAGGATTCTTTTCTTTTTCGATTCAGCCTCTGATTCGGCTTTTTCTTTGGACTCCTTTTTGATTTGCTTAGCTTTATCCTCTGCCTCATCGACGATTGGCTTGACTTTTTTTTCAGCCTCTTCCACTATTTTTTTGGCTCTCTCGTTCGCATCAGCGAGGATCTTCTGTTTTATCTCTTCGATGCCCAACCTATAACACCCCTCTGAGCAGTAGAATCGAAGCTAGCAAGCCAAAAACTGCGAATGTTTCCACCATGGCAGCAAATATGATCGCTTTTCCAACTTCTTCTGGTCTCTTTGCGATCAGGCTAACACCAGCAGCTGCAACCATTCCTTGTGCAGGCGCTGAAAGGCCACCTGCTATTGCTACCGGTAAACACGCAAAAAGTATGGCTAACCCCTGCGCTGCTCCAACTGGTTGCAATCCCGAGAGCAGTCCGATGCCCATTATCACAAGGAAGCCTGTTAACAAGCCATATATGCCCTGCGTTCCTGGAAGCGCTTGTAGGAGCAGGATCATACCAAATTTTTCTGGGGACTCCGTTGCCACACCAGCGCCTGCCTGTCCTACTATGCGCGTTCCTATTGCTGAGCCAGTCCCAGGCAGAGCTACTGCCAAGGCGGCACCCAATGTCGCTAAAGCTAAACCCAATCCTATCTCTACCATTCTTTATACCTCCTCTATTTCGACATATTTCGTACTAACTCTAAAGGGTGAAAACCTTTTCCCACCACCTTCATAAAACTTGCTGAAAAACTCCACGTAGTTCAGCCTACAAGTATGAATAAATGCGCCTAGTGTGCTTACGAGCAAATTAAAAAGATGACCAACTATGAGCACTATCGCTGCAATAAGGACGCCGATAAGAGGTATGCCTCTTGTCATTAATGCCATATTGTTGAAGACCATGGCGATTACCCCTGTAGCCAATCCAAGTGCCATGAGCCTTGAGTATGACAGCACATCGCCAAGATACCCAACCATCCCATAGAGGCTTGCCAGCCCGAAAACTAGTTTTTTCACCATCCCCTTTTGAGACCGACCATGCGTTAGAACGAGGGTCATCGCACCCAATCCAGCCACACCATAGGGTATTTTGCCGAGGGATATGATATTCATCTCTGCCAAAATTATGAGCACCAATCCACTTAAGAGAGTGAACCATGTGAGTTGGTCAAAGACTGCATCTTTGATGTTCCCCCTTCGTATGTTATTATACATCTTCGCCCCTATGCCGACGAAGATGTGGGTTATACCCAAAATTAGAGCGAATATCAGCATCGTCATCGGATCGTCTACAGGGTTTACCCATAGTGCTGGCATTTTCAATAAATCTCCAAACCAACTTCCACCCAATACTCCGAAGAAGACGCTGGAAATACCGCAGATTGCCAACAACCTCAGAAATTTTTTACCTGTGGGCCCCATGACATATTTTTTCGTCATTAGTATTGATAATATTGAGAGCATAATCCCGTAGCAAGCATCAGATAGACATACGCCAAAGAATACGATGAAAAAAGCTGTCACGAGTGGTGTGGGATCCATCTCGCTGTATTTTGGCAGACTATACATATCTATGATGGCCTCAAACGGATCTGCTAGGGTTGTATTTTCTAGAGCGATCGGGGGATTTTCACCATCTTCCGGATCTCTCGTAAATATCTCTACGGTATTTGATACGCTTTTCAGCAGGTTTCTTAAGGTCTCTATGTTTTTCTCCTTGATCCATCCCTCTATCAGGAATGATGTCTCAGTTTTTGCAAAGTTCTTTATTATCTCTTCTCGTTCTCTATCGATATGGATGTGGTCATACATTGCCAAAAGACCGGACTTATGCCTGAGCAGGTCTGAGATCTCAGCTTTGATGTCTCCTTTTTCTTTCTCGATAATCGACAGCTCTTCATTTATTCTTGCTTGAACCTCTGAAGGCGTTCCGGTTAGTTCTGGAAATGTCACTCTAGCAAAATCATATTTTCTCATTGCTTGAGTGACCTCCTCCTCTTTGTCCTTCATATAGATTGCAAGGATGTGGTACCCCTCCTCACTTTCCGACACAGCTTTGAGGTATGTTTCAGGTGCCAATTCTGTGAGGTCCTCCCTCATTTCCTCAAAAGCATTTACGGTCCCAAGCACTATGTTTG
The genomic region above belongs to Methanocellales archaeon and contains:
- a CDS encoding V-type ATP synthase subunit I, yielding MPVADIKRIHIISHESQKEKIVSELQKVGLIEVTDLRERLATTDWRLLLKEGREPELRELDQKLLELDHAIDFLSNFEETGKGFIDGFFSSKTPMKRTEFERAGDFSEYKKICDRCNSLERRLNELKNEKNKLLCTLDQLSGWTGLDIPLEEMGRTEKTNIVLGTVNAFEEMREDLTELAPETYLKAVSESEEGYHILAIYMKDKEEEVTQAMRKYDFARVTFPELTGTPSEVQARINEELSIIEKEKGDIKAEISDLLRHKSGLLAMYDHIHIDREREEIIKNFAKTETSFLIEGWIKEKNIETLRNLLKSVSNTVEIFTRDPEDGENPPIALENTTLADPFEAIIDMYSLPKYSEMDPTPLVTAFFIVFFGVCLSDACYGIMLSILSILMTKKYVMGPTGKKFLRLLAICGISSVFFGVLGGSWFGDLLKMPALWVNPVDDPMTMLIFALILGITHIFVGIGAKMYNNIRRGNIKDAVFDQLTWFTLLSGLVLIILAEMNIISLGKIPYGVAGLGAMTLVLTHGRSQKGMVKKLVFGLASLYGMVGYLGDVLSYSRLMALGLATGVIAMVFNNMALMTRGIPLIGVLIAAIVLIVGHLFNLLVSTLGAFIHTCRLNYVEFFSKFYEGGGKRFSPFRVSTKYVEIEEV